The following proteins come from a genomic window of Natronosalvus vescus:
- the argF gene encoding ornithine carbamoyltransferase has product MTGNETVPAHSRHFAVTDGSGVRHLLDIDDLSRSELFTVLDLAADYKLATKRGYGHEDLAGQTLGMLFQKPSTRTRVSFETGMTHLGGHAIFLGADDIQLGRGEPMKDTSRTLSRYVDAIMARVFKHENIEVLAEYTDVPIINGLTDDAHPCQTLADLLTIRERFADLDSVSATWIGDGNNVAQSFVLGCALAGIDLTVATPPDHGIDESVLERAAKLGTAPTTTHDPVDAVSDANVIYTDVWVSMGQEDEREIRLRAFEGFQVNMELLEHAPEAAVMHCLPAHRGEEITDAVLESERSIVFDQAENRLHAQKAVLSWLLE; this is encoded by the coding sequence GTGACGGGGAACGAGACGGTACCGGCCCACTCGAGACACTTCGCCGTCACCGACGGCTCGGGGGTTCGACACCTCCTCGATATCGACGACCTCTCCCGTTCGGAGCTGTTCACCGTGCTCGACCTGGCCGCCGATTACAAGCTGGCGACGAAACGCGGCTACGGCCACGAGGATCTGGCCGGACAGACGCTCGGCATGCTGTTCCAGAAGCCGAGTACGCGAACCCGCGTCTCCTTCGAGACCGGAATGACCCATCTCGGCGGCCACGCCATCTTCCTCGGGGCCGACGACATCCAGCTCGGGCGCGGCGAGCCGATGAAAGACACCTCGAGAACGCTCTCACGGTACGTCGACGCGATAATGGCACGCGTGTTCAAACACGAGAACATCGAGGTGCTCGCAGAGTACACCGACGTGCCGATCATCAACGGGTTGACCGACGACGCCCACCCCTGCCAGACGCTGGCCGACCTGTTGACGATCCGCGAACGCTTCGCCGACCTCGATTCGGTGTCGGCCACGTGGATCGGCGATGGGAACAACGTCGCCCAGTCGTTCGTCCTCGGCTGTGCGCTCGCCGGCATCGATCTCACCGTTGCGACCCCGCCCGACCACGGCATCGACGAGTCGGTGCTCGAGCGGGCAGCCAAACTCGGAACCGCGCCGACGACGACCCACGACCCCGTTGACGCCGTATCGGATGCGAACGTCATCTACACCGACGTCTGGGTCAGCATGGGTCAGGAGGACGAACGCGAGATCCGACTCCGGGCGTTCGAGGGCTTTCAGGTCAACATGGAACTGCTCGAGCACGCGCCGGAGGCCGCGGTGATGCACTGTCTGCCGGCCCATCGGGGCGAGGAGATCACCGACGCGGTACTCGAGAGCGAGCGGTCGATCGTGTTCGACCAGGCGGAAAACCGGTTGCATGCCCAGAAAGCCGTGTTGAGCTGGTTGCTCGAGTGA
- a CDS encoding [LysW]-lysine hydrolase: MNGGEPTATARTDPETNTDVATGDDDTAVSLESARDLLIDLVSTPSPSWEEAAAAEVLVAFFDEHDREVWVDDVGNVRAPADDAVLLTSHVDTVPGEIPVRVETVDTDDEVANAGEDVLWGRGSVDATGPLAAMAVAAVNAGVSFVGVAGEETDSRGARHLVTDRDVPEAVVNGEPSGVDGITLGYRGFLAGTYVATSESGHTSRPEPNAIQQAIRWWSAVEDAFDEEDYEPVFEQVTAKPVSLEGGTSDDGLSVEATLEAQLRIPPNLDADSVRETAEAALEVGTISWKETIPPVMESPRTTVARAFRVAIRDQGGKPRLLRKTGTSDMNIYASAWDCPMVTYGPGNSALDHAPDERLSLSAFERSIGILEDVAGRLRGEAA; the protein is encoded by the coding sequence GTGAACGGAGGCGAGCCAACCGCGACCGCTCGCACTGATCCGGAGACGAACACAGACGTCGCGACCGGGGACGACGATACCGCCGTCTCGCTCGAGTCCGCTCGCGACCTCCTGATCGACCTCGTCTCGACGCCGTCGCCCTCCTGGGAGGAAGCGGCGGCCGCCGAGGTGCTCGTCGCGTTCTTCGACGAACACGACCGCGAGGTCTGGGTCGACGACGTCGGCAACGTTCGCGCACCGGCGGACGACGCCGTGCTTCTGACCTCGCACGTCGACACGGTTCCCGGGGAGATTCCGGTTCGCGTCGAGACCGTCGATACGGACGACGAGGTCGCGAACGCGGGCGAAGACGTGCTCTGGGGTCGCGGCAGCGTAGACGCTACCGGCCCGCTGGCGGCAATGGCCGTCGCGGCCGTCAACGCCGGCGTCTCCTTCGTCGGTGTCGCCGGGGAAGAGACTGACTCCCGCGGCGCACGTCATCTCGTGACCGACCGCGACGTCCCAGAGGCTGTCGTCAATGGCGAACCATCCGGCGTCGACGGCATTACCCTCGGCTATCGCGGCTTCCTCGCCGGCACGTACGTCGCGACCAGCGAGTCGGGACACACCTCTCGACCCGAGCCAAACGCCATCCAGCAGGCGATTCGGTGGTGGTCGGCCGTCGAGGATGCGTTCGACGAAGAAGATTATGAACCCGTCTTCGAGCAAGTGACGGCCAAACCCGTTTCCCTCGAGGGCGGCACCAGCGACGACGGCCTCTCCGTCGAGGCGACGCTCGAGGCTCAACTACGAATCCCGCCGAATCTTGACGCCGATAGCGTCAGGGAGACCGCCGAGGCCGCCCTCGAAGTCGGCACCATCTCCTGGAAGGAGACGATCCCGCCAGTGATGGAGAGCCCACGAACCACGGTCGCACGTGCGTTTCGGGTCGCGATTCGAGACCAGGGCGGAAAGCCGCGGCTCCTCCGGAAGACCGGCACCAGCGACATGAACATCTACGCCAGCGCGTGGGACTGCCCGATGGTTACCTACGGGCCAGGGAACTCGGCTCTCGATCACGCGCCCGACGAGCGCCTCTCGCTGTCGGCGTTCGAGCGCTCGATCGGGATCCTCGAGGACGTGGCCGGCCGCCTGCGGGGTGAGGCAGCGTGA
- a CDS encoding aspartate aminotransferase family protein produces MSEYSFVFSEKPITIESGEGVTLTSEDGTDYLDFGASYACTPTGHCHPQVVEAVKEQAAELLFVQASYPVKARTDLHTRLAALAPGVLENVWLCNSGTEANEAALKFARSATGGTKLVAATRAFHGRTAGTLSATWKPKYKKPFEPLLEDVEFVTYGDSDELEAAVDDDTAAVILEPIQGEGGINPAPAGYLAAAREITADTNTALIFDEIQTGLGRTGTTWACQNEGIAGDGVTPDILTTAKGLASGLPLGATLCADWIAEEAGPHGSTFSGNPVVCAAANATIDVLVDEQLAGNAADVGDYLQAELEASDVPLRDVRGEGLMVGIEVKRGANRVLRDLALEHQILALPAGRTVVRLLPPLVLERKHADELVAALESILAPTEASQS; encoded by the coding sequence ATGAGCGAGTACAGCTTCGTCTTCTCCGAGAAACCGATCACCATCGAGTCGGGCGAAGGCGTCACGCTCACGAGCGAGGACGGCACCGACTACCTCGACTTCGGTGCGAGTTACGCCTGTACGCCGACTGGCCACTGTCATCCACAGGTCGTCGAGGCAGTGAAAGAACAGGCCGCCGAGTTGCTGTTCGTGCAGGCCTCCTACCCCGTAAAGGCTCGAACCGACCTCCACACTAGGCTGGCCGCGCTCGCTCCCGGCGTCCTCGAGAACGTCTGGCTCTGTAACTCCGGAACCGAGGCGAACGAGGCGGCCCTCAAGTTCGCCCGCAGCGCCACCGGTGGGACGAAGCTCGTCGCCGCCACGCGCGCGTTCCACGGCCGCACCGCCGGAACGCTCTCGGCCACCTGGAAACCGAAGTACAAGAAGCCGTTCGAACCGCTGCTCGAGGACGTCGAGTTCGTCACCTACGGCGATAGCGACGAACTCGAGGCGGCCGTCGACGACGACACCGCCGCGGTGATCCTCGAGCCGATCCAGGGCGAAGGCGGGATCAATCCAGCGCCCGCGGGCTACCTCGCGGCCGCTCGCGAGATTACCGCGGACACGAACACGGCGCTGATCTTCGACGAGATCCAGACGGGACTCGGCCGCACGGGAACCACGTGGGCCTGCCAGAACGAGGGAATCGCCGGAGACGGCGTCACGCCCGATATCCTCACGACGGCGAAGGGACTCGCCAGCGGACTTCCCCTCGGAGCCACCCTCTGTGCTGACTGGATTGCCGAGGAGGCCGGCCCCCACGGGTCGACGTTCTCGGGCAACCCGGTCGTCTGCGCCGCGGCCAACGCCACCATCGACGTCCTCGTCGACGAGCAGCTGGCGGGCAACGCCGCCGACGTCGGCGACTACCTGCAGGCCGAACTCGAGGCGTCCGACGTACCGCTTCGCGACGTCCGCGGGGAAGGCCTGATGGTCGGCATCGAGGTCAAACGAGGTGCCAACCGCGTGCTCCGAGACCTCGCCCTCGAGCACCAGATACTCGCCCTTCCGGCGGGTCGAACGGTCGTTCGGCTGCTCCCACCGCTCGTGCTCGAGCGCAAACACGCCGACGAACTGGTCGCTGCGCTCGAATCGATTCTCGCACCGACGGAGGCGAGTCAATCGTGA
- a CDS encoding acetylglutamate/acetylaminoadipate kinase: MTSVTVEGETVVVKIGGARAVDPAGALADVAHLITNGASVVVVHGGSTAVDETLEALGEEPTYVETPGGIVGRFTDERTMEVFKMVMPGKLNTELVEGLQNQGVDAVGLSGLDGKLLAGKRKSAVRVKEDGKKKIKRGDHSGTIEDVNADLLETLLDGGYVPVVGGPVLGAEKDGGYTAVNADADRTAAAVAGALQADLVLLTDVSGIYADPDDEATRIEEATTEDAFAAVEDAAEGFMTKKVMAAKEALETGSTSVVVADANANDPVTNALDGHGTTITPGALGLDDETETDNANATLEVTGQ, encoded by the coding sequence ATGACGAGTGTCACCGTCGAGGGCGAGACGGTCGTCGTCAAAATCGGCGGGGCTCGCGCGGTCGACCCCGCGGGGGCGCTCGCCGACGTAGCCCACCTCATCACCAACGGCGCGTCGGTCGTCGTCGTGCACGGCGGCTCGACGGCCGTCGACGAGACGCTCGAGGCCCTCGGCGAGGAACCGACCTACGTCGAGACGCCGGGCGGAATCGTCGGTCGGTTCACCGACGAACGAACCATGGAGGTCTTCAAGATGGTCATGCCCGGGAAGCTCAACACCGAACTGGTCGAAGGGCTGCAGAACCAGGGCGTCGACGCCGTCGGCCTCTCGGGGCTCGACGGCAAACTGCTGGCTGGGAAACGCAAGTCCGCCGTTCGCGTGAAAGAGGACGGCAAGAAGAAGATCAAACGCGGCGACCACTCCGGAACGATCGAGGACGTCAACGCCGACCTCCTCGAGACGCTTCTCGACGGTGGCTACGTTCCGGTCGTGGGCGGCCCCGTCCTCGGTGCCGAGAAGGATGGGGGATACACCGCAGTCAACGCCGACGCCGACCGTACCGCTGCAGCAGTCGCAGGAGCGCTTCAGGCCGACCTCGTGCTCCTGACCGACGTCTCGGGGATCTACGCCGATCCCGACGACGAAGCGACGAGGATCGAAGAGGCGACGACCGAAGACGCGTTCGCCGCCGTCGAAGACGCCGCGGAGGGGTTCATGACGAAGAAGGTCATGGCCGCCAAAGAGGCTCTCGAGACCGGTTCCACGTCGGTCGTCGTCGCCGACGCAAACGCGAACGACCCCGTCACGAACGCACTCGATGGGCACGGGACGACGATCACGCCTGGCGCGCTGGGATTGGATGACGAGACTGAAACCGACAACGCCAATGCCACGCTCGAGGTGACCGGCCAATGA
- the argC gene encoding N-acetyl-gamma-glutamyl-phosphate reductase, whose translation MSTGAQATNDATATDSETVTASVVGGTGFTGGELLRLLAGHPNFEIQQATSRSAAGKSVGSKHPPLRGSDLRFSDPTDLESVDVLFAATPHGVSMGQIDEFFDVAETVVDLSADFRLDTEEQYDEWYDGHVSPEYLEKAEYALPEINRENLAGAELIAGGGCNATATILGLYPLFEHGVLDGGEQIVVDVKVGSSEGGAGGGEASSHPERSGVVRPYAPTGHRHEAEIEQFLGTSVAFTCHAVDMVRGASATSHVFPSSPVSKGDLWKAYRETYEDEPFVRMAAGGSGVYRYPEPKAVAGTNYAEVGFELDPTNKRIVVFSAIDNMMKGSAGQAVHAANVALGLEETAGLEFAGLHPVGAP comes from the coding sequence ATGTCGACGGGGGCACAGGCCACCAACGACGCGACGGCGACCGACAGCGAGACCGTCACCGCCTCCGTCGTCGGCGGCACCGGCTTCACGGGCGGCGAACTGCTACGCCTCCTCGCCGGCCATCCGAATTTCGAGATTCAGCAGGCTACGAGTCGATCGGCCGCTGGCAAGAGCGTCGGCTCGAAGCATCCGCCACTTCGCGGGAGCGATCTGCGCTTTAGCGACCCGACGGATCTCGAGAGCGTCGACGTTCTGTTCGCGGCGACGCCGCACGGCGTCTCGATGGGCCAGATCGACGAGTTCTTCGACGTCGCTGAGACGGTCGTCGACCTCTCGGCAGACTTTCGTCTCGATACTGAAGAACAGTACGACGAGTGGTACGACGGGCACGTCAGTCCAGAATACCTCGAGAAAGCCGAGTACGCCCTCCCCGAGATCAACCGCGAGAATCTCGCGGGCGCCGAATTGATCGCCGGCGGTGGCTGTAACGCCACGGCGACGATTCTGGGACTGTACCCGCTGTTCGAACACGGGGTGCTCGACGGTGGGGAACAGATCGTCGTCGACGTGAAAGTCGGCTCTTCGGAGGGCGGTGCCGGCGGTGGCGAGGCCTCCTCTCATCCCGAGCGCTCGGGCGTCGTTCGCCCGTACGCGCCGACGGGACACCGCCACGAAGCTGAGATCGAGCAGTTCCTCGGCACCTCGGTCGCGTTCACCTGCCACGCCGTGGACATGGTTCGCGGCGCGAGCGCGACGAGCCACGTCTTTCCCTCGAGTCCAGTCTCGAAAGGAGACCTCTGGAAAGCCTACCGTGAAACGTACGAGGACGAACCGTTCGTCCGCATGGCCGCCGGCGGATCCGGCGTCTATCGCTACCCCGAACCCAAGGCCGTCGCGGGCACGAACTACGCCGAAGTCGGCTTCGAACTCGATCCCACAAACAAGCGGATCGTCGTCTTCTCTGCCATCGACAACATGATGAAGGGATCGGCCGGTCAGGCCGTCCACGCCGCCAACGTCGCACTGGGACTCGAGGAGACCGCCGGACTCGAGTTCGCGGGGCTCCATCCCGTGGGGGCACCGTAG
- the lysX gene encoding lysine biosynthesis protein LysX produces the protein MNVGILYSRIRKDEKLLLNELRERGHEVEKIDVRKQTFDISEAGETFADLDVVVDRCLATSRSLYATRFCEAYGIPVVNSNETAEVCADKVKNSLALESAGLPTPATKVAFTKDSALEAIESFGYPCVLKPVVGSWGRLMAKIDSRDAAEAILEHKATLGHYEHKVFYVQEFVEKPGRDIRVLAVDGDPIAAMARSSEHWLTNAAKGAETEVFELDDEALELVAKASDAVGGGLLGIDLMETAGGYTVHEVNHTVEFKALTDAVDVDVPAAVVDWLEARVESEKDDATLEVTA, from the coding sequence ATGAACGTAGGAATACTCTACTCCCGGATCCGCAAAGACGAGAAGCTCCTCCTGAACGAGCTTCGCGAGCGCGGCCACGAGGTCGAGAAGATCGACGTCCGCAAACAGACCTTCGACATCAGCGAAGCCGGCGAGACGTTCGCCGACCTCGACGTCGTCGTCGACCGCTGTCTCGCCACCAGCCGCAGCCTCTACGCCACGCGGTTCTGTGAAGCCTACGGGATTCCCGTGGTTAACAGCAACGAGACGGCGGAGGTGTGTGCCGACAAGGTGAAAAACAGTCTCGCGCTCGAGTCCGCGGGCCTGCCCACGCCCGCGACGAAGGTCGCGTTCACCAAGGATAGCGCGCTCGAGGCCATCGAATCGTTCGGGTATCCCTGCGTCCTGAAACCCGTCGTGGGTTCCTGGGGCCGCTTGATGGCCAAAATCGACTCCCGGGACGCCGCCGAGGCGATCCTCGAACACAAGGCGACCCTGGGTCACTACGAGCACAAGGTGTTCTACGTCCAGGAGTTCGTCGAGAAGCCCGGCCGCGACATCCGCGTGCTGGCCGTCGACGGCGACCCCATCGCGGCGATGGCTCGCTCCTCCGAACACTGGCTGACGAACGCCGCGAAGGGGGCCGAAACCGAGGTTTTCGAGCTCGACGACGAGGCGCTTGAGCTGGTCGCGAAGGCCAGCGATGCCGTCGGCGGTGGGCTGCTCGGTATCGATCTCATGGAAACGGCAGGCGGGTACACGGTTCACGAAGTTAACCACACCGTCGAGTTCAAGGCGCTCACCGACGCCGTCGACGTGGACGTGCCCGCGGCCGTCGTCGACTGGCTCGAGGCGAGAGTCGAGTCTGAGAAAGACGACGCGACACTCGAGGTGACCGCCTGA
- the lysW gene encoding lysine biosynthesis protein LysW: MTECVECGADVTLHDDLEVGEIVDCTTCGAELEVIDTEPPVLERAPELEEDWGE, encoded by the coding sequence ATGACAGAATGCGTTGAGTGTGGGGCCGACGTGACCCTGCACGACGATCTGGAAGTGGGAGAAATCGTCGACTGCACCACCTGCGGAGCCGAACTCGAAGTGATCGACACCGAGCCGCCAGTCCTCGAGCGAGCCCCTGAGCTCGAAGAGGACTGGGGTGAGTGA
- the argH gene encoding argininosuccinate lyase, producing the protein MTEEDTLDDAALENDNGADSVVRRDRFSGGPARGFLSSLAADERIFAADLAVDRAHVVMLAECDVIDDETAGDVLHALDAIEVDGHAALPEGEDVHEAIETAVIDEIGADGGKMHTARSRNDEVATCIRYRLREDVIAALEATLALREALADVASEHVETTMPGYTHLQPAQPITVGHWALSYEQAVRRDTERLLGAYARTNVSPLGGAAFAGTTFDIDRERTAHLLGFDGVLENSMDASSSRDFLLETVQALSTLATTLSGLAEDVIIFANRGFVYLSDDYSSTSSIMPQKKNPDTLELVRAVAGDAAAGVQGLTTTLKGLPRAYNRDLQRATPHAWSTVDAVSEASRVAAGAVATADWNAEALAAEAGAGFSTATGVADLLAANGLPFRTAHEIVARAAERAAERTSGEGASHAAEHGADYDAIHAAAADVLEEPLEGYVDPEAVESALDPAQSVASRDSTGGPAPEAVSSQLESAANALESDTEAVQALEDDLDDAHANLRSEVTGYV; encoded by the coding sequence ATGACCGAAGAGGATACCCTGGACGACGCGGCGCTCGAGAACGATAACGGCGCCGACAGCGTCGTTCGCCGCGACCGGTTCAGCGGCGGGCCCGCGCGGGGATTCCTCTCGTCGCTCGCGGCCGACGAGCGTATCTTCGCTGCAGACCTCGCGGTTGACCGCGCCCACGTGGTAATGCTCGCTGAGTGTGACGTCATCGACGACGAGACGGCCGGAGACGTGCTGCACGCGCTCGACGCCATCGAGGTCGACGGCCACGCAGCGCTCCCTGAGGGCGAAGACGTCCACGAGGCCATCGAGACCGCAGTGATCGACGAAATCGGTGCTGACGGCGGGAAGATGCACACCGCCCGAAGTCGCAACGACGAGGTCGCCACCTGCATCCGCTACCGCCTGCGCGAGGACGTCATCGCGGCGCTCGAGGCGACGCTCGCGCTTCGCGAGGCGCTCGCCGACGTCGCGAGCGAGCACGTCGAGACGACGATGCCCGGCTACACCCATCTCCAGCCCGCCCAGCCGATCACCGTTGGTCACTGGGCGCTGTCCTACGAGCAAGCGGTTCGCCGCGACACGGAACGCCTGCTCGGGGCGTACGCGCGAACCAACGTCTCGCCGCTGGGCGGGGCCGCCTTCGCGGGAACGACGTTCGACATCGACCGCGAGCGGACTGCCCACCTGCTCGGCTTCGACGGCGTGCTCGAGAACTCGATGGACGCCTCCTCGAGTCGGGACTTCCTGCTCGAGACCGTCCAGGCGCTGTCGACGCTCGCGACGACGCTATCCGGCCTGGCCGAGGACGTGATCATCTTCGCGAACCGCGGATTCGTCTACCTCTCCGATGACTACTCCTCGACGTCATCGATCATGCCCCAGAAGAAGAATCCGGATACGCTCGAGCTGGTTCGGGCGGTCGCGGGCGACGCCGCGGCCGGCGTCCAGGGACTGACGACGACGCTCAAGGGGCTTCCCCGGGCGTACAACCGCGACCTGCAGCGGGCGACCCCCCACGCCTGGTCGACGGTCGACGCCGTGTCAGAGGCGAGCCGCGTCGCCGCAGGTGCGGTGGCGACGGCCGACTGGAACGCCGAAGCGCTCGCCGCGGAGGCGGGTGCCGGCTTCTCGACGGCGACCGGCGTCGCGGATTTGCTCGCGGCCAACGGGTTGCCGTTCCGGACGGCGCACGAGATTGTGGCTCGCGCGGCGGAACGCGCCGCGGAACGAACGAGCGGTGAAGGCGCGAGTCACGCGGCCGAACACGGGGCGGATTACGACGCAATCCACGCCGCCGCGGCGGACGTCCTCGAGGAACCTCTCGAGGGTTACGTCGACCCCGAGGCCGTCGAATCGGCGCTCGATCCCGCCCAGAGCGTGGCGAGTCGCGACTCGACCGGCGGGCCGGCCCCCGAAGCCGTCTCGAGCCAGCTCGAGTCGGCGGCTAACGCCCTCGAGTCGGATACAGAAGCCGTACAGGCGCTCGAGGACGATCTCGACGACGCCCATGCCAACCTGCGATCGGAGGTGACGGGCTATGTGTGA
- a CDS encoding argininosuccinate synthase — protein MTRVALAFSGGLDTTICVPLLEEEYGYDDVIGVTVDVGQPASEFAEAKETAEALGLEHYVVDARAEFAQLCLDGVRANATYQGYPLGTALARPVIATKILEVAEEHGCTGIAHGCTGKGNDQLRFEAVWRDSDLEVIAPIRELGLTRTWEQEYAAEKNLPVEGGNEGDWSIDTNLWSRSVEGDKLENPNYIPPADIYEWTEEPTGETELVEIEFENGYPVALDGEEMEPVALIEHLNEVAGSHGVGRTDVMEDRMLGLKVRENYEHPAATTLLNAHESLESLVLTQEERQFKTQVDNQWAQKGYEGLVDAPLVGALEGFIAETQKRVTGTVTIKFEGGQARAVARDSKYAAYSAAHASFDTETVGKITQEDATGVAKYHGFQRRLANKSLETDGEESLEMATDGGAETDEE, from the coding sequence ATGACACGCGTTGCACTCGCGTTTTCGGGCGGCCTGGACACGACCATCTGCGTCCCGCTGCTCGAGGAAGAATACGGATACGACGACGTTATCGGCGTCACGGTAGACGTCGGTCAGCCAGCTTCGGAATTCGCCGAAGCCAAAGAGACCGCCGAGGCCCTCGGCCTCGAACACTACGTCGTCGACGCGCGAGCGGAGTTCGCCCAGCTCTGTCTCGACGGCGTTCGCGCGAACGCGACCTACCAGGGGTATCCGCTCGGAACCGCACTCGCCCGCCCGGTCATCGCGACCAAGATTCTCGAGGTCGCCGAAGAACACGGCTGTACGGGCATCGCCCACGGCTGTACCGGCAAGGGTAACGACCAACTTCGCTTCGAAGCCGTCTGGCGCGACTCCGACCTCGAGGTCATCGCGCCCATCCGCGAACTCGGCCTCACGCGTACGTGGGAACAAGAGTACGCCGCCGAGAAGAACCTCCCCGTCGAGGGGGGCAACGAGGGCGACTGGTCGATCGACACCAACCTCTGGAGTCGCTCCGTCGAGGGGGACAAACTCGAGAACCCCAACTACATCCCACCGGCGGACATCTACGAGTGGACCGAAGAGCCAACCGGCGAGACGGAACTCGTCGAGATCGAATTCGAGAACGGCTATCCCGTCGCCCTCGACGGCGAGGAGATGGAACCGGTAGCCCTCATCGAGCACCTGAACGAAGTCGCCGGTTCCCACGGCGTCGGTCGCACGGACGTGATGGAAGACCGCATGCTCGGGCTCAAGGTCAGAGAGAACTACGAACACCCCGCGGCGACGACGCTGCTCAACGCCCACGAGTCCCTCGAGAGCCTCGTCCTGACCCAGGAGGAACGTCAGTTCAAAACCCAGGTCGACAACCAGTGGGCCCAGAAAGGCTACGAGGGGCTGGTCGACGCCCCGCTCGTGGGCGCGCTGGAGGGGTTCATCGCCGAAACCCAGAAGCGCGTCACCGGAACGGTGACGATCAAGTTCGAGGGTGGCCAGGCTCGCGCCGTCGCCCGCGACAGCAAATACGCGGCGTACTCGGCGGCCCACGCCTCCTTCGACACCGAGACAGTCGGCAAGATCACACAGGAGGACGCCACGGGCGTCGCGAAGTACCACGGCTTCCAGCGCCGTCTGGCGAACAAGTCACTCGAGACCGATGGTGAGGAGTCACTCGAGATGGCGACCGACGGCGGAGCCGAAACCGACGAGGAGTGA
- a CDS encoding helix-turn-helix transcriptional regulator: protein MDAREHRALLMVLVVLGCLCTGFPSVAAADSGVYEAGMGAHPGSNGIDEVTMEGDSESGQIVGSLDALPIATSLGALNETDDGNESATDANGDGNETTNGNETTNGNETTNGNETVITENDTSSFGATPTGYDELAINVQIYENGTATWTLEYRYRLDGDENASDRWESVRDEIENDPERHLELLEENWSERVEQAADVTGREMSARGHQVTLEETSTPQETGYVRFQFHWEEFARVELNRIEVGDAFGHIELDDRTQLVVTWPMEYEDTMIEPFPDDRRDRAAIWNGDQTDFLEGEPIIELMEQTASQSEDESSAEPLIPLSWLGFGSLFVLAAAALLGWFILRDGDIEQLPPHTWSESSVESGEPTTPQPVTPPDDLLSNEERVLQLLERHGGRMKQQKVAAELEWTEAKTSQVVGGLRESGDIDAFRIGRENVLTLSESVEPAIGNGETTEDDDQP, encoded by the coding sequence ATGGATGCGAGGGAGCACCGAGCGCTCCTCATGGTGCTCGTCGTGCTCGGGTGTCTCTGTACGGGCTTCCCATCGGTCGCGGCGGCTGATTCCGGAGTATACGAGGCTGGGATGGGTGCACATCCCGGCAGCAACGGAATCGATGAAGTGACGATGGAAGGTGACTCCGAGAGCGGCCAGATCGTCGGTTCACTGGACGCGCTTCCGATAGCAACGTCCCTGGGTGCGCTCAACGAGACAGATGACGGAAACGAGAGTGCAACGGATGCCAATGGGGACGGCAACGAGACTACGAACGGCAACGAGACCACGAACGGCAATGAGACCACGAACGGCAATGAGACCGTCATCACCGAAAACGACACCTCGAGTTTCGGCGCGACACCGACGGGATACGACGAACTCGCGATCAACGTTCAGATCTACGAAAACGGAACGGCCACCTGGACGCTCGAGTACCGGTACCGGCTCGACGGCGACGAAAACGCCAGCGACCGCTGGGAATCCGTGCGCGACGAGATCGAAAACGACCCCGAACGGCACCTCGAACTGCTCGAGGAGAACTGGTCAGAGCGTGTCGAACAGGCGGCGGATGTGACCGGGCGGGAGATGTCAGCCCGCGGCCATCAGGTCACACTCGAGGAAACCTCGACGCCACAGGAGACGGGGTACGTCCGCTTCCAATTCCACTGGGAGGAGTTCGCACGAGTGGAACTCAACCGGATCGAGGTCGGTGACGCGTTCGGTCATATCGAACTCGACGACCGGACGCAACTGGTCGTCACCTGGCCGATGGAGTACGAAGATACGATGATCGAGCCGTTCCCCGACGACCGACGTGACAGGGCCGCCATCTGGAACGGCGACCAGACCGACTTCCTCGAGGGAGAACCCATCATCGAGTTGATGGAGCAGACGGCGAGTCAGAGCGAGGACGAATCCAGTGCGGAGCCACTGATTCCGCTGTCCTGGCTCGGATTCGGGAGCCTATTCGTGCTCGCGGCGGCAGCACTGCTTGGCTGGTTCATCCTTCGAGACGGCGACATCGAGCAGTTGCCGCCACACACCTGGTCGGAATCGTCGGTGGAATCCGGCGAACCGACCACACCACAACCGGTCACCCCGCCAGACGATCTGCTGAGCAACGAAGAGCGCGTCCTTCAACTCCTCGAGCGCCACGGCGGCCGCATGAAACAACAGAAGGTCGCCGCCGAACTCGAGTGGACGGAGGCTAAAACCAGCCAGGTCGTCGGCGGCCTTCGCGAGTCCGGCGATATCGACGCGTTCCGGATCGGTCGTGAAAACGTGTTGACTCTTTCGGAGTCCGTCGAGCCAGCGATCGGAAACGGGGAGACGACCGAGGACGACGACCAGCCCTGA